ATTGCACTTTTATTAATATAAAAGTTCTTCTTTAATCTCTTCAAATTTTAATATCTTTTTCCCAAAATGACTTTTTGAAAAACTATTAGCTTCTTTTTTATTTTTAAAAGGAATTAACTCTTCTCCCATTGGTCCATATATATTAGATCCTATTACATAAAAAGCATTCTTAGCATCAATTGCATTTAAAGTATAATAATCTGTTACTAGCATTTTTGATATATCATTTTTTGAATGATTATGTTCAAATTTCTCAGGATTAAAATAAAACTTCATCATATCTTTTACACCATCAAAATAATGAGTATGTTTTTCTTTAACATCTATTTGAGCAACCCATTTTGGATATTTTGAAACAAACATTCCACATACCGGACATTTTGCATCATTAGGTACTTTTATCATCTTATCTTTATTTGCAGCTAATACAGGATCATATAAAAAAATAGCTACAGCTTGTTGCATTTTAGGTTTTAAAGGTTTACATAGATTATTATCTATAATATATTTTTTACTTTCACCAACTGAATTAAATTCAGGATATACATCTTGCTTACACATAGCTGCATATATCTTTTTGCCTTTTTTTGCCATTTTAATTCTATTTTTATCAACTTTTGTATTATC
This sequence is a window from Poseidonibacter parvus. Protein-coding genes within it:
- a CDS encoding nitrous oxide reductase accessory protein NosL, encoding MLKKLLISLAIIGLLFTTASAAENKMFQTVNPKDATLVKTDSSKEFCNVCGMHLTKFYKTSHVSTFKNGNKEQYCSIHCQAKIHNHHKDKIKSIEVVDTNSLKLINAKDAYYVVGSSKKGTMSAISKYAFLNENEAKTFQKKFGGKIHTFDEALEIAKNSMKKDNTKVDKNRIKMAKKGKKIYAAMCKQDVYPEFNSVGESKKYIIDNNLCKPLKPKMQQAVAIFLYDPVLAANKDKMIKVPNDAKCPVCGMFVSKYPKWVAQIDVKEKHTHYFDGVKDMMKFYFNPEKFEHNHSKNDISKMLVTDYYTLNAIDAKNAFYVIGSNIYGPMGEELIPFKNKKEANSFSKSHFGKKILKFEEIKEELLY